Proteins from one Gossypium raimondii isolate GPD5lz chromosome 8, ASM2569854v1, whole genome shotgun sequence genomic window:
- the LOC105793332 gene encoding uncharacterized protein LOC105793332, whose product MSKQWITVRIKQKGECKCIPWRNLRYLILAHPDGKKKVDVFALSIYELVIFPRALGHVDEAVSDLFDWLGKGVTPVPVILAETFRYLNACRRAGEDKFIGCAQLLIAWFYIHFWKVYKVSYQVFSGHYSPLKEIVATPRRDDISEENWIAILQNLQEDYVEWRAHWLIPDGILYRCRSFDWVLLLGIWGAVGYAPLLVLRQYNSRQFVPATYDLAQCEFSYRGDNYKKKVKEISQAWNQVHRMKRLAVGSMTTPEYGEWRGKRINDNISELNLEGVRPMEEYLQVIPSELEIIKQDFEKRNLELEKKIERVEEEKMHLRLDVDVQKLEDEKFKKWKNKVEEDLDSLKTDYKKLRVSMRTAGLGKTSEQWRQEIRKKETKPISGKESPGRLKFRKRP is encoded by the coding sequence ATGAGCAAACAATGGATCACGGTTAGGATCAAACAAAAGGGCGAGTGTAAATGTATCCCATGGAGGAATTTGCGATACTTGATCCTAGCACATCCTGATGGGAAAAAGAAAGTTGAtgtgtttgctttgagtatCTACGAGTTAGTGATTTTCCCTAGAGCATTGGGGCATGTTGACGAAGCAGTTTCAGATCTCTTTGATTGGTTGGGTAAAGGGGTCACGCCTGTTCCTGTGATTTTGGCTGAAACGTTTAGATATTTGAATGCATGTAGGCGAGCTGGTGAAGACAAATTTATAGGTTGTGCGCAATTGTTGATAGCTTGGTTCTATATTCATTTCTGGAAAGTCTACAAAGTTTCGTATCAGGTTTTTTCTGGGCATTACTCCCCATTAAAAGAGATAGTGGCTACGCCAAGAAGGGACGACATATCAGAAGAAAATTGGATAGCAATTCTgcaaaatcttcaagaggatTATGTGGAGTGGAGAGCTCATTGGTTGATTCCTGATGGAATTCTCTACCGTTGTAGAAGCTTTGACTGGGTTCTGTtgcttgggatttggggagccgTCGGGTATGCACCTTTGCTGGTCCTAAGGCAATACAATTCAAGACAGTTTGTGCCGGCAACATATGATttagctcaatgtgagttctcGTACCGAGGAgacaattacaagaaaaaggtgaaAGAAATTTCTCAGGCTTGGAATCAGGTTCATAGGATGAAAAGGCTAGCTGTGGGTTCGATGACAACTCCAGAGTACGGTGAGTGGCGAGGTAAAAGAATTAATGATAATATTTCGGAGTTAAACTTGGAGGGTGTTCGACCAATGGAAGAGTACCTACAAGTGATCCCATCAGAGTTGGAGATTATAAAACAAGATTTCGAAAAGAGGAATTtagaacttgaaaagaaaatagagcgGGTGGAAGAAGAGAAGATGCATTTGAGGCTAGACGTTGACGTCCAAAAGTTAGAAGatgaaaaattcaagaaatggaAGAATAAAGTAGAGGAGGATCTGGATAGCTTAAAGACGGACTACAAAAAGCTACGAGTATCAATGAGAACTGCTGGGTTGGGAAAGACTTCAGAGCAGTGGCGACAGGAGATCaggaagaaagaaacaaagccGATCAGTGGGAAAGAAAGTCCCGGGAGACTCAAGTTCAGAAAGAGACCTTAG
- the LOC128043049 gene encoding uncharacterized protein LOC128043049 — protein sequence MDNKEMMFYEDAEEMRSICATESGTGTPKINHPVVIISCPTSNEARFQVTPKILITKPSSFTYKDDKMVPWNYGCNVTIPGKEVEGNMVKEYQERGSYTRNGKRYDTQAELPREKTPMVEQRKGKAAEPEPLVNEPIKKEEAKEYLKFLKHSEYSVVEQLHKQLAHISVLALLLSSEVHRNALMKVLNETYVANDISVNKLDRLINNISADNFIFFNDDEIPSGGRGSTKALHVTTRCRWDILPGVLIDNGSALNVLPLSTLNRLPVDSSHMKACQNIVRAFDGTKRGVIGRFEIPLRIGSTTYEVDFLVMDIKPSYNCLLGRQWIHSAGAVPSSLHQKVKLISEGRLVTISAEEDIIAMVTGDAPYVETNDEAVECSFRSLEFVNATFIIEGNRISVPKISKTTEMGLQLMVGRGASPGKGLGKYLQGRIEAPMLKEKFDGLA from the coding sequence atggataacaaggagatgATGTTCTATGAAGATGCAGAAGAAATGAGGAGCATATGCGCGACAGAGTCGGGAACAGGGACTCCGAAAATAAATCATCCTGTGGTCATTATCTCATGCCCTACGAGTAATGAGGCTAGGTTTCAGGTAACACCAAAAATTCTAATCACAAAACCGTCAAGTTTCACATATAAGGATGACAAAATGGTCCCGTGGAATTACGGATGCAATGTGACAATCCCAGGAAAAGAAGTTGAGGGcaatatggtaaaagaatatCAGGAAAGGGGTTCTTATACACGCAATGGGAAGCGTTATGACACTCAAGCAGAATTACCAAGAGAAAAGACTCCGATGGTAGAACAGAGGAAAGGGAAGGCAGCGGAACCTGAGCCATTGGTTAATGaaccaataaaaaaagaagaagcaaaggaATACTTGAAGTTCTTGAAACATAGTGAATACAGTGTTGTGGAGCAACTGCACAAACAGCTAGCCCATATTTCAGTATTAGCTTTGCTCTTAAGCTCAGAAGTACATCGAAATGCACTGATGAAGGTACTAAATgaaacatatgtggccaatgacaTTTCAGTCAATAAGTTGGATCGGTTGATCAATAATATAAgtgctgacaattttattttcttcaatgatgatgaaataccgtcTGGAGGTAGGGGTTCTACTAAAGCTCTACATGTTACTACCCGATGTCGGTGGGACATATTACCTGGGGTTTTGATCGATAATGGATCCGCATTGAACGTATTGCCTTTGTCTACTCTTAATCGACTACCTGTGGACAGTTCACATATGAAAGCCTGCCAGAatatagtaagggcatttgatggaacaAAAAGAGGGGTTATAGGAAGATTTGAAATACCATTAAGAATTGGCTCAACTACTTATGAGGTGGACTTTTTGGTAATGGATATTAAGCCTTCCTACAACTGTTTATTGGGGAGACAGTGGATACATTCGGCAGGGGCAGTACcttcatcattacatcagaagGTGAAGCTAATATCAGAGGGTCGATTGGTAACAATAAGTGCCGAGGAGGATATCATTGCGATGGTAACGGGTGATGCACCTTATGTAGAGACCAATGATGAGGCAGTTGAATGTTCTTTCCGGTCCTTGGAATTTGTGAACGCAACGTTTATCATTGAAGGAAATAGAATTTCGGTACCAAAGATATCCAAGACTACTGAGATGGGTCTGCAGTTGATGGTAGGAAGAGGAGCTTCGCCAGGGAAAGGGTTGGGAAAATACCTTCAAGGAAGGATTGAAGCACCCATGCTGAAGGAAAAGTTTGATGGTTTGGCTTAG